A section of the Humulus lupulus chromosome 2, drHumLupu1.1, whole genome shotgun sequence genome encodes:
- the LOC133814983 gene encoding uncharacterized protein LOC133814983, whose translation MDLQAVGEARKLQLNELEEMRFFSYENAKLYKEKTKRWHDQKIQARVFEKGQQVLLFNSCLKLFPGKLKSRWVRPLAVVNFYPFGAVEVRENQSGREFKVNGQRLKHYWGGEVDHEKTSITLEEP comes from the coding sequence ATGGATCTCCAAGCTGTTGGAGAAGCTCGAAAATTACAATTGAATGAGCTGGAAGAGATGAGGTTTTTCTCTTATGAAAATGCTAAGTTGTATAAGGAGAAAACTAAGAGGTGGCATGACCAGAAAATTCAAGCTCGAGTGTTTGAGAAGGGGCAGCAGGTGTTACTCTTTAACTCGTGCTTGAAGTtgtttcctggcaaattgaagtccCGTTGGGTAAGGCCACTCGCCGTGGTCAATTTTTATCCCTTTGGAGCAGTTGAAGTTCGAGAAAATCAATCCGGAAGGGAGTTTAAAGTGAATGGGCAGCGCTTGAAGCATTATTGGGGAGGTGAGGTCGACCATGAGAAGACATCTATCACTTTAGAGGAACCTTAA
- the LOC133814985 gene encoding uncharacterized protein LOC133814985: protein MTDESPEVLAEGAPKSVHDKYEHWQMNNNKAKVYMMASMSDTLTTKLEDVKTTHDIVEQLQELFGHKSGQAHSEATKKYANSRMALTMHVRDHFIKMTNYFHEIELH, encoded by the coding sequence ATGACCGATGAATCCCCTGAAGTTCTAGCTGAAGGAGCACCCAAATCTGTCCATGACAAGTATGAGCATTGGCAGATGAATAACAACAAGGCTAAGGTGTACATGATGGCTAGCATGTCAGACACGCTTACGACGAAGCTGGAAGATGTCAAAACTACACATGACATCGTGGAGCAGCTTCAAGAGTTGTTTGGACACAAATCTGGGCAAGCTCATTCGGAAGCCACCAAGAAGTATGCAAATTCTAGGATGGCACTAACGATGCATGTTCGTGATCATTTTATCAAGATGACGAACTACTTCCATGAGATTGAGTTGCATTGA